A DNA window from Engystomops pustulosus chromosome 10, aEngPut4.maternal, whole genome shotgun sequence contains the following coding sequences:
- the TADA3 gene encoding transcriptional adapter 3 isoform X2 → MANIRSPDAAMSELKDCPLQFHEFKSVDHIKLCPRYTAVLSRSEDDGIGIEELDTLQLELETLLSSASRRLRVLEAETQILTDWQDKKGDRRFLKLGKEHEPGTPVKHKPKKPKLEVKVSHASGTGPGRPKSRNLQQKIQEYEFTDDPVDVPRIPKNDAPNRFWASVEPYCADITTEEIKVLEDLLKTPEDEADYYKIPPLGKHYSQRWAQEDLQEEQKDGARASMAGDKKKGPLGPLTELDSKDVDSMLKKSESQHDQPEDGCPFGHLTQRLLQALVEENIISPIEDSPIPEISGKESGTDGASTSPRSQMKPFSAPHTKSLEVRIKEELIAQGLLESEDRPAEDSEDEVLAELRKRQAELKALSAHNRAKKQELLRLAKEEMNKQELRHRVRMADNEVMDAFRKIMAARQKKRTPTKKEKDQAWKALKERESILKLLDG, encoded by the exons ATGGCTAATATCAG ATCGCCAGACGCCGCCATGAGCGAGTTAAAGGATTGCCCTCTGCAGTTCCACGAGTTTAAGTCGGTGGACCACATCAAGCTGTGCCCCCGATACACGGCTGTGCTCTCTCGCTCGGAAGACGATGGGATCGGCATTGAGGAGCTGGACACTCTGCAGCTAGAACTGGAGACGCTCCTGTCCTCGGCGAGCCGGCGACTGCGCGTTTTAGAAGCTGAAACGCAG atccttacagactgGCAGGATAAGAAAGGGGACCGCAGGTTTTTGAAGCTTGGTAAGGAGCATGAGCCCGGCACGCCTGTGAAACACAAACCCAAAAAGCCTAAGCTGGAGGTTAAAGTGAGTCACGCTTCAGGAACCGGCCCAGGAAGACCCAAGTCCAGAAACCTACAGCAAAAAATCCAGGAATACGAGTTCACAGATGATCCAGTGGACGTTCCCAGAATACCCAAAAACGATGCCCCGAACAG ATTTTGGGCGTCTGTTGAACCGTATTGCGCAGACATAACGACAGAAGAGATCAAGGTTCTGGAGGATCTTCTAAAGACGCCCGAGGATGAGGCCGACTACTACAAA ATTCCACCTTTGGGGAAACATTATTCCCAGCGCTGGGCTCAGGAGGACTTACAGGAAGAACAGAAAGATGGAGCCCGGGCCTCTATGGCTGGAGATAAGAAAAAGGGACCCCTAGGACCACTGACCGAGCTGGACTCCAAAG ATGTGGACTCCATGCTGAAGAAGTCCGAGTCCCAGCACGACCAGCCGGAGGATGGCTGCCCGTTTGGTCATCTGACACAGCGTCTTCTGCAGGCACTTGTGGAG GAAAACATTATTTCCCCGATTGAGGATTCCCCTATTCCTGAGATATCTGGGAAGGAGTCAGGAACTGATGGTGCCAGTACGTCGCCCCGGAGCCAGATGAAACCGTTCAG TGCTCCACATACAAAGTCCTTAGAAGTGCGAATAAAGGAAGAGCTGATAGCGCAGGGTCTGCTTGAGTCTGAGGACCGGCCAGCAGAGGACTCCGAAGATGAGGTGTTGGCTGAACTCCGGAAGAGACAGGCCGAGCTGAAGGCGCTCAGCGCTCACAACCGAGCCAAGAAACAGGAACTCCTCAG ATTGGCAAAAGAAGAAATGAACAAGCAGGAGCTGCGGCACCGGGTGCGCATGGCTGACAACGAGGTTATGGACGCTTTCAGGAAGATCATGGCCGCACGGCAGAAAAAAAGGACTCCGACCAAAAAGGAGAAGGACCAGGCGTGGAAGGCCCTGAAGGAAAGAGAAAGCATATTAAAACTTCTAGACGGgtga
- the ARPC4 gene encoding actin-related protein 2/3 complex subunit 4 codes for MSATLRPYLNTVRATLQAAMCLENFSSQVVERHNKPEVEVRSSKELLLQPVVISRNEKEKVLIEGSINSVRVSIAVKQADEIEKILCHKFMRFMMMRAENFFILRRKPVEGYDISFLITNFHTEQMYKHKLVDFVIHFMEEIDKEISEMKLSVNARARIVAEEFLKNF; via the exons ATG TCTGCCACACTTCGCCCGTACCTCAACACGGTCCGCGCCACCTTACAGGCGGCGATGTGTCTGGAGAACTTCTCGTCACAGGTGGTGGAAAGACATAACAAACCTGAAGTGGAAGTAAG GAGTAGTAAAGAGCTGCTCTTACAGCCGGTGGTCATCAGCAGGAACGAGAAGGAGAAAGTGTTGATCGAGGGATCCATTAACTCCGTGCGTGTCAGCATCGCAGTGAAACAG GCAGATGAGATTGAAAAGATTTTATGTCACAAATTCATGCGCTTTATGATGATGAGAGCGGAAAACTTCTTCATCCTGCGCAGAAAGCCTGTAGAG GGATACGACATCAGCTTCCTGATCACAAACTTCCACACGGAGCAAATGTACAAACACAAGCTGGTCGACTTTGTGATTCATTTTATGGAGGAGATCGACAAGGAGATCAGCGAAATGAAGCTGTCAGTCAACGCTAGAGCCCGTATTGTAGCCGAGGAATTCCTTAAGAAT TTTTAA
- the TADA3 gene encoding transcriptional adapter 3 isoform X3 codes for MSELKDCPLQFHEFKSVDHIKLCPRYTAVLSRSEDDGIGIEELDTLQLELETLLSSASRRLRVLEAETQILTDWQDKKGDRRFLKLGKEHEPGTPVKHKPKKPKLEVKVSHASGTGPGRPKSRNLQQKIQEYEFTDDPVDVPRIPKNDAPNRFWASVEPYCADITTEEIKVLEDLLKTPEDEADYYKIPPLGKHYSQRWAQEDLQEEQKDGARASMAGDKKKGPLGPLTELDSKGNVDSMLKKSESQHDQPEDGCPFGHLTQRLLQALVEENIISPIEDSPIPEISGKESGTDGASTSPRSQMKPFSAPHTKSLEVRIKEELIAQGLLESEDRPAEDSEDEVLAELRKRQAELKALSAHNRAKKQELLRLAKEEMNKQELRHRVRMADNEVMDAFRKIMAARQKKRTPTKKEKDQAWKALKERESILKLLDG; via the exons ATGAGCGAGTTAAAGGATTGCCCTCTGCAGTTCCACGAGTTTAAGTCGGTGGACCACATCAAGCTGTGCCCCCGATACACGGCTGTGCTCTCTCGCTCGGAAGACGATGGGATCGGCATTGAGGAGCTGGACACTCTGCAGCTAGAACTGGAGACGCTCCTGTCCTCGGCGAGCCGGCGACTGCGCGTTTTAGAAGCTGAAACGCAG atccttacagactgGCAGGATAAGAAAGGGGACCGCAGGTTTTTGAAGCTTGGTAAGGAGCATGAGCCCGGCACGCCTGTGAAACACAAACCCAAAAAGCCTAAGCTGGAGGTTAAAGTGAGTCACGCTTCAGGAACCGGCCCAGGAAGACCCAAGTCCAGAAACCTACAGCAAAAAATCCAGGAATACGAGTTCACAGATGATCCAGTGGACGTTCCCAGAATACCCAAAAACGATGCCCCGAACAG ATTTTGGGCGTCTGTTGAACCGTATTGCGCAGACATAACGACAGAAGAGATCAAGGTTCTGGAGGATCTTCTAAAGACGCCCGAGGATGAGGCCGACTACTACAAA ATTCCACCTTTGGGGAAACATTATTCCCAGCGCTGGGCTCAGGAGGACTTACAGGAAGAACAGAAAGATGGAGCCCGGGCCTCTATGGCTGGAGATAAGAAAAAGGGACCCCTAGGACCACTGACCGAGCTGGACTCCAAAGGTA ATGTGGACTCCATGCTGAAGAAGTCCGAGTCCCAGCACGACCAGCCGGAGGATGGCTGCCCGTTTGGTCATCTGACACAGCGTCTTCTGCAGGCACTTGTGGAG GAAAACATTATTTCCCCGATTGAGGATTCCCCTATTCCTGAGATATCTGGGAAGGAGTCAGGAACTGATGGTGCCAGTACGTCGCCCCGGAGCCAGATGAAACCGTTCAG TGCTCCACATACAAAGTCCTTAGAAGTGCGAATAAAGGAAGAGCTGATAGCGCAGGGTCTGCTTGAGTCTGAGGACCGGCCAGCAGAGGACTCCGAAGATGAGGTGTTGGCTGAACTCCGGAAGAGACAGGCCGAGCTGAAGGCGCTCAGCGCTCACAACCGAGCCAAGAAACAGGAACTCCTCAG ATTGGCAAAAGAAGAAATGAACAAGCAGGAGCTGCGGCACCGGGTGCGCATGGCTGACAACGAGGTTATGGACGCTTTCAGGAAGATCATGGCCGCACGGCAGAAAAAAAGGACTCCGACCAAAAAGGAGAAGGACCAGGCGTGGAAGGCCCTGAAGGAAAGAGAAAGCATATTAAAACTTCTAGACGGgtga
- the TADA3 gene encoding transcriptional adapter 3 isoform X1: protein MANIRSPDAAMSELKDCPLQFHEFKSVDHIKLCPRYTAVLSRSEDDGIGIEELDTLQLELETLLSSASRRLRVLEAETQILTDWQDKKGDRRFLKLGKEHEPGTPVKHKPKKPKLEVKVSHASGTGPGRPKSRNLQQKIQEYEFTDDPVDVPRIPKNDAPNRFWASVEPYCADITTEEIKVLEDLLKTPEDEADYYKIPPLGKHYSQRWAQEDLQEEQKDGARASMAGDKKKGPLGPLTELDSKGNVDSMLKKSESQHDQPEDGCPFGHLTQRLLQALVEENIISPIEDSPIPEISGKESGTDGASTSPRSQMKPFSAPHTKSLEVRIKEELIAQGLLESEDRPAEDSEDEVLAELRKRQAELKALSAHNRAKKQELLRLAKEEMNKQELRHRVRMADNEVMDAFRKIMAARQKKRTPTKKEKDQAWKALKERESILKLLDG from the exons ATGGCTAATATCAG ATCGCCAGACGCCGCCATGAGCGAGTTAAAGGATTGCCCTCTGCAGTTCCACGAGTTTAAGTCGGTGGACCACATCAAGCTGTGCCCCCGATACACGGCTGTGCTCTCTCGCTCGGAAGACGATGGGATCGGCATTGAGGAGCTGGACACTCTGCAGCTAGAACTGGAGACGCTCCTGTCCTCGGCGAGCCGGCGACTGCGCGTTTTAGAAGCTGAAACGCAG atccttacagactgGCAGGATAAGAAAGGGGACCGCAGGTTTTTGAAGCTTGGTAAGGAGCATGAGCCCGGCACGCCTGTGAAACACAAACCCAAAAAGCCTAAGCTGGAGGTTAAAGTGAGTCACGCTTCAGGAACCGGCCCAGGAAGACCCAAGTCCAGAAACCTACAGCAAAAAATCCAGGAATACGAGTTCACAGATGATCCAGTGGACGTTCCCAGAATACCCAAAAACGATGCCCCGAACAG ATTTTGGGCGTCTGTTGAACCGTATTGCGCAGACATAACGACAGAAGAGATCAAGGTTCTGGAGGATCTTCTAAAGACGCCCGAGGATGAGGCCGACTACTACAAA ATTCCACCTTTGGGGAAACATTATTCCCAGCGCTGGGCTCAGGAGGACTTACAGGAAGAACAGAAAGATGGAGCCCGGGCCTCTATGGCTGGAGATAAGAAAAAGGGACCCCTAGGACCACTGACCGAGCTGGACTCCAAAGGTA ATGTGGACTCCATGCTGAAGAAGTCCGAGTCCCAGCACGACCAGCCGGAGGATGGCTGCCCGTTTGGTCATCTGACACAGCGTCTTCTGCAGGCACTTGTGGAG GAAAACATTATTTCCCCGATTGAGGATTCCCCTATTCCTGAGATATCTGGGAAGGAGTCAGGAACTGATGGTGCCAGTACGTCGCCCCGGAGCCAGATGAAACCGTTCAG TGCTCCACATACAAAGTCCTTAGAAGTGCGAATAAAGGAAGAGCTGATAGCGCAGGGTCTGCTTGAGTCTGAGGACCGGCCAGCAGAGGACTCCGAAGATGAGGTGTTGGCTGAACTCCGGAAGAGACAGGCCGAGCTGAAGGCGCTCAGCGCTCACAACCGAGCCAAGAAACAGGAACTCCTCAG ATTGGCAAAAGAAGAAATGAACAAGCAGGAGCTGCGGCACCGGGTGCGCATGGCTGACAACGAGGTTATGGACGCTTTCAGGAAGATCATGGCCGCACGGCAGAAAAAAAGGACTCCGACCAAAAAGGAGAAGGACCAGGCGTGGAAGGCCCTGAAGGAAAGAGAAAGCATATTAAAACTTCTAGACGGgtga